From a single Phragmites australis chromosome 7, lpPhrAust1.1, whole genome shotgun sequence genomic region:
- the LOC133924485 gene encoding uncharacterized protein LOC133924485, giving the protein MKAPSILVQCFPGLLPSKTTSCVPIVTERDMHLPSPTVEIIPSKSAHPYKYAGEKVDVQGLDIFKGKVSVADMIAFSPSEVTSSKYDGTLKYWESSITLVNILKNEIRDGQLSFRGKRVLELGCGSGLSGIFACLKGASTVHFQDINAETIRCRTIPNVLANLEQARDKQNRPSESPVTPSRQLLDPNVHFYAGEWDELPTILSVVQPPAAPTNLSFSEDDFMDGFSSHDGSSIVGHDYLPRRSRKLSGSRAWERAIEADQADGGYDVILISDVPYAVNSLKKLYALISKCLRPPYGVLYVASKKNLVGSNGGARQLRALMEEESVLGGHFLTELSDREVWKFFFK; this is encoded by the exons ATGAAGGCACCATCGATACTGGTTCAGTGTTTCCCTGGCTTGCTTCCCAGCAAGACCACTAGTTGCGTGCCGATTGTAACCGAGAGGGATATGCATTTACCATCACCAACTGTTGAAATAATCCCATCAAAG agtgCCCATCCTTACAAATATGCTGGAGAGAAGGTTGATGTGCAAGGTCTTGATATTTTCAAG gGGAAGGTCAGCGTGGCAGATATGATAGCCTTTTCACCTTCTGAAGTAACATCATCAAAATATGATG GAACTCTGAAATATTGGGAGAGTTCCATTACTCTTGTCAACATTCTTAAAAATGAGATCCGTGATGGACAGTTGAGCTTCAGGGGCAAGCGGGTTCTAGAG CTCGGATGTGGATCTGGTCTGTCTGGGATTTTTGCCTGCTTGAAG GGTGCATCCACAGTTCACTTTCAAGACATAAATGCAGAAACCATACGATGCAGAACAATACCCAATGTTCTTGCAAATCTTGAGCAGGCCCGGGACAAGCAGAACAGACCATCAGAGAGCCCTGTTACACCATCTAGGCAGCTGTTGGATCCCAATGTACATTTCTACGCTGGGGAATGGGATGAGCTCCCCACAATTCTCTCAGTTGTGCAGCCACCTGCAGCTCCAACAAACCTAAGCTTCTCTGAGGATGATTTTATGGATGGCTTCAGTAGCCATGACGGGAGCAGTATAGTTGGTCACGACTACTTGCCCAGGCGATCCAGGAAGCTTTCTGGTAGCCGGGCATGGGAGAGGGCTATTGAGGCCGACCAAGCAGATGGTGGCTATGATGTGATTTTGATTTCTGACGTCCCCTATGCAGTGAACTCTCTGAAGAAGCTCTATGCCCTTATTTCAAAG TGCCTACGTCCTCCATATGGGGTCTTGTATGTGGCTTCAAAGAAGAATTTGGTTGGTTCCAATGGCGGTGCGAGGCAGCTTCGAGCTTTGATGGAAGAGGAAAGTGTCCTTGGTGGCCACTTTTTAACTGAGTTATCTGACAGGGAGGTCTGGAAGTTCTTCTTCAAGTGA